A window from Camelus dromedarius isolate mCamDro1 chromosome 9, mCamDro1.pat, whole genome shotgun sequence encodes these proteins:
- the PRR19 gene encoding proline-rich protein 19 isoform X2 — MDPRGPAPKTFQRPEKPGRVRRRKTRRERNEALVGSRQSLAHQDPPVASRDPHMVLRNSVAPAAPKLVVITQGRLSREHRGLFSHEVKSLDVARLLSSGSLEPRTPKLPTKFSPSPGRAQEPAPQSRGKENKVPGGSGPGPPSPLQFPDLEQLLEELQCQLILPQAFPRRNLVQEARDVIVSTLQACHGCVPDFTLVLRSCQPPLPGTKPGGPEERRMTPSWINSPEQAPREGRQRRQKKTKELNFTMPHTCSTPTVHRVSLAPPKGPWLPPLSSLPSPSEMAWGPPTAFDLLKSIWLVATPPPPRPWGVGPPQLLPQPPSPLLPRTSALDWSPSPPAPLPSLSWVVAQSSPEAWSFPPMRLY; from the exons ATGGACCCCAGGGGGCCAGCCCCCAAGACTTTCCAGCGGCCTGAGAAACCTGGTCGTGTCCGCCGTCGGAAGACCAGGCGGGAGCGTAATGAGGCTCTGGTGGGCAGTCGGCAGTCATTGGCCCATCAAGATCCTCCTGTGGCCAGTCGGGATCCACATATGGTCCTCCGGAATTCTGTGGCCCCTGCTGCCCCCAAGCTTGTGGTCATAACCCAGGGCCGGCTGAGCCGAGAGCACCGGGGTCTCTTCAGCCATGAGGTGAAATCTCTGGACGTTGCTCGACTGCTTAGCAGTGGGTCCCTGGAGCCAAGGACCCCTAAACTCCCCACTAAGTTCTCCCCAAGCCCAGGCAGGGCCCAAGAACCAGCCCCACAGTCAAGGGGCAAGGAGAACAAGGTCCCTGGAGGCTCGGGCCCAGGCCCACCTAGTCCCCTACAGTTCCCTGACTTGGAGCAGCTGCTGGAAGAGCTGCAATGCCAGCTAATTCTGCCACAGGCCTTCCCCAGGAGAAATCTAGTACAAGAGGCCAGGGATGTCATCGTGAGCACCTTACAGGCCTGCCATGGCTGTGTGCCTGACTTTACCCTGGTGCTCCGGAGTTGCCAGCCACCCTTGCCAG GGACCAAGCCTGGGGGCCCTGAGGAACGAAGGATGACACCCTCCTGGATCAACAGCCCTGAGCAGGCCccaagggaggggaggcagaggaggcaaAAGAAGACAAAGGAGCTCAACTTCACCATGCCTCACACCTGCAGCACTCCTACTGTGCACAGGGTGAGCCTGGCACCACCGAAAGGTCCCTGGCTACCCCCATTGTCCTCATTGCCTTCACCATCGGAGATGGCCTGGGGCCCCCCAACAGCTTTTGATCTGCTGAAAAGTATTTGGCTGGTAGCcacaccaccccctccccggccctGGGGGGTTGGCCCACCACAACTCCTGCCTCAGCCACCATCACCCTTGTTGCCCCGAACCTCTGCCCTGGACTGGAGCCCCAGcccccctgccccactgcccagCCTCTCCTGGGTGGTGGCCCAGAGCAGCCCGGAGGCCTGGTCCTTTCCACCCATGAGACTGTACTGA
- the TMEM145 gene encoding transmembrane protein 145 isoform X2, protein MEPPRAPALRRLLPPLLLLLLPLPPRARAKYVRGNLSSKEDWVFLTRFCFLSDYGRLDFRFRYPEAKCCQNILLYFDDPSQWPAVYKAGDKDCLAKESVIRPENNQVINLTTQYAWSGCQVVSEEGTHYLSCSSGRSFRSVRERWWYIALSKCGGDGLQLEYEMILTNGKSFWTRHFSADEFGILETDVTFFLIFILIFFLSCYFGYLLKGRQLLHTTYKMFMAAAGVEVLSLLFFCIYWGQYATDGIGNESLKILAKLLFSSSFLIFLLMLILLGKGFTVTRGRISHSGSVKLSVYMTLYTLTHVVLLIYEAEFFDPGQVLYTYESPAGYGLIGLQVAAYVWFSYAVLVSLRHFPEKQPFYVPFFAAYTLWFFAVPVMALIANFGIPKWAREKIVNGIQLGIHLYAHGVFLIMTRPSAANKNFPYHVRTSQIASAGVPGPGGGQSSDKAFPQHVYGNVTFISDSVPNFTELFSIPPPASSPLPRAAPDSGLPLFRDLRPPGPLRDF, encoded by the exons ATGGAGCCCCCGCGGGCACCCGCTTTGCGCCGCTTGCTGCCGCCGCTGCTActcctgctgctgccactgccccCCCGCGCCCGGGCCAAGTATGTGCGGGGCAACCTCAGCTCCAAGGAG GACTGGGTGTTCCTGACGAGATTTTGCTTCCTCTCTGATTACGGCCGACTGGACTTCCGATTCCGATACCCTGAG GCCAAGTGCTGTCAGAACATCCTCCTCTACTTTGACGACCCATCCCAGTGGCCAGCTGTGTACAAGGCTGGGGACAAG gaCTGCCTAGCCAAAGAGTCAGTGATCAGGCCGGAGAACAACCAGGTCATCAACCTCACCACCCAGTATGCCTGGTCAGGCTGTCAG GTGGTGTCAGAGGAGGGAACCCACTACCTGAGCTGCTCTAGTGGCCGCAGCTTCCGCTCAGTGCGTGAAAGGTGGTGGTACATCGCGCTCAGCAAGTGTGGG GGAGATGGGCTACAGCTGGAGTATGAGATGATCCTCACAAATGGCAAGTCCTTCTGGACACGGCATTTCTCTGCTGATGAGTTTG GGATCCTGGAGACAGATGTgactttcttcctcattttcatcctcatcttcttcctctcctgttACTTTGGAT ATTTGCTGAAAGGTCGTCAGCTGCTCCACACAACTTATAAAATGTTCATGGCTGCAGCAGGAGTGGAGG TCCTGAGCCTCCTGTTTTTCTGCATATACTGGGGCCAGTATGCCACTGATGGCATTGGCAACGAGAGTCTGAAGATCTTGG CCAAGCTGCTCTTCTCCTccagcttcctcatcttcctGCTGATGCTCATCCTTCTGGGAAAGGGATTCACGGTGACACG GGGCCGCATCAGCCACTCAGGCTCAGTGAAGTTGTCTGTCTACATGACCCTGTACACCCTTACCCATGTGGTGCTGCTAATCTACGAGGCTGAG TTTTTTGACCCGGGTCAGGTACTGTACACGTATGAATCACCAGCGGGCTACGGGCTCATCGGGCTGCAGGTGGCGGCCTACGTGTGGTTCAGCTACGCCGTACTTGTCTCCTTGCGCCACTTCCCGGAGAAGCAGCCCTTTTACGTGCCTTTCTTTGCTGCCTACACCCTCTG GTTCTTTGCAGTTCCGGTCATGGCCCTGATCGCCAACTTCGGGATCCCCAAGTGGGCCCGGGAGAAGATTGTCAATGGCATCCAGCTGGGGATCCATTTGTATGCCCATGGAGTGTTCCTG ATCATGACACGCCCTTCAGCGGCCAACAAGAACTTCCCGTACCATGTGCGCACGTCTCAGATCGCTTCTGCCGGAGTCCCTGGCCCGGGAGGGGGCCAATCCTCAGACAAGGCCTTCCCGCAGCACGTCTATGGGAACGTGACGTTCATCAGCGACTCGGTGCCCAACTTCACGGAGCTCTTCTCCATCCCCCCGCCCGCCTCCTCC cccctgccccGAGCGGCACCGGATTCTGGGCTCCCGCTGTTCCGTGACCTCCGGCCCCCTGGCCCCCTCCGAGACTTCTGA
- the PAFAH1B3 gene encoding platelet-activating factor acetylhydrolase IB subunit alpha1 isoform X1, whose amino-acid sequence MARAHTHRRARAGGPLPHFTRPIANGFFPRLTFSVLSWPFRSCGAKMSREENPASKPTPVQDVQGDGRWMSLHHRFVADSKDKEPEVVFIGDSLVQLMHQCEIWRELFSPLHALNFGIGGDNTQHVLWRLENGELEHIRPKIVVVWVGTNNHGHTAEQVTGGIKAIVQLVNERQPQARVVVLGLLPRGQHPNPLREKNRRVNELVRAALAGNPRAHFLDADPGFVHSDGTISHHDMYDYLHLSRLGYTPVCRALHSLLQRLLAQDQGQGGVPLPEPTP is encoded by the exons atggcgcgcgcgcacacacacaggcgAGCGCGCGCAGGTGGTCCCCTTCCGCACTTTACTCGCCCTATAGCAAATGGTTTCTTCCCCCGCTTAACTTTCTCCGTCCTCTCTTGGCCTTTCAG GAGCTGCGGCGCCAAGATGAGCAGAGAAGAGAACCCAGCCAGCAAACCCACGCCGGTGCAGGACGTTCAGGGAGACGGGCGCTGGATGTCCCTG CACCATCGGTTCGTAGCCGACAGCAAAGATAAGGAACCCGAAGTCGTCTTCATCGGGGACTCCTTGGTCCAGCTAATGCACCAGTGCGAG ATCTGGCGGGAGCTCTTTTCGCCTCTGCACGCACTTAACTTTGGCATTGGCGGTGACAACACGCAGCACGTGCTGTGGCGTCTGGAGAATGGGGAGCTGGAACACATCCGTCCCAAG ATTGTGGTGGTCTGGGTGGGTACCAACAACCACGGGCACACTGCAGAGCAGGTGACTGGAGGCATCAAGGCCATTGTGCAACTGGTGAACGAGCGGCAGCCCCAGGCCCGGGTCGTCGTGCTG GGCCTGCTTCCTCGGGGCCAGCACCCCAACCCACTTCGTGAGAAAAACCGACGGGTGAATGAGCTGGTACGGGCAGCATTGGCTGGCAACCCACGGGCCCACTTCCTGGATGCAGACCCTGGCTTTGTGCACTCAGATGGCACCATAAGCCACCATGACATGTATGATTACCTGCATCTGAGCCGCCTGGGCTACACACCTGTTTGCCGGGCCCTGCACTCCCTGCTTCAGCGTCTGCTGGCCCAAGACCAGGGCCAGGGCGGTGTCCCCTTGCCAGAGCCCACACCCTAA
- the PRR19 gene encoding proline-rich protein 19 isoform X1: protein MHNQGHLRSLTQINLRLQIFPELPVLGDQVAMDPRGPAPKTFQRPEKPGRVRRRKTRRERNEALVGSRQSLAHQDPPVASRDPHMVLRNSVAPAAPKLVVITQGRLSREHRGLFSHEVKSLDVARLLSSGSLEPRTPKLPTKFSPSPGRAQEPAPQSRGKENKVPGGSGPGPPSPLQFPDLEQLLEELQCQLILPQAFPRRNLVQEARDVIVSTLQACHGCVPDFTLVLRSCQPPLPGTKPGGPEERRMTPSWINSPEQAPREGRQRRQKKTKELNFTMPHTCSTPTVHRVSLAPPKGPWLPPLSSLPSPSEMAWGPPTAFDLLKSIWLVATPPPPRPWGVGPPQLLPQPPSPLLPRTSALDWSPSPPAPLPSLSWVVAQSSPEAWSFPPMRLY, encoded by the exons ATGCACAACCAAGGTCACCTAAGGTCGCTGACCCAAATTAATCTCAGACTTCAAATCTTCCCAGAACTCCCTGTTCTGGGGGACCAG GTTGCCATGGACCCCAGGGGGCCAGCCCCCAAGACTTTCCAGCGGCCTGAGAAACCTGGTCGTGTCCGCCGTCGGAAGACCAGGCGGGAGCGTAATGAGGCTCTGGTGGGCAGTCGGCAGTCATTGGCCCATCAAGATCCTCCTGTGGCCAGTCGGGATCCACATATGGTCCTCCGGAATTCTGTGGCCCCTGCTGCCCCCAAGCTTGTGGTCATAACCCAGGGCCGGCTGAGCCGAGAGCACCGGGGTCTCTTCAGCCATGAGGTGAAATCTCTGGACGTTGCTCGACTGCTTAGCAGTGGGTCCCTGGAGCCAAGGACCCCTAAACTCCCCACTAAGTTCTCCCCAAGCCCAGGCAGGGCCCAAGAACCAGCCCCACAGTCAAGGGGCAAGGAGAACAAGGTCCCTGGAGGCTCGGGCCCAGGCCCACCTAGTCCCCTACAGTTCCCTGACTTGGAGCAGCTGCTGGAAGAGCTGCAATGCCAGCTAATTCTGCCACAGGCCTTCCCCAGGAGAAATCTAGTACAAGAGGCCAGGGATGTCATCGTGAGCACCTTACAGGCCTGCCATGGCTGTGTGCCTGACTTTACCCTGGTGCTCCGGAGTTGCCAGCCACCCTTGCCAG GGACCAAGCCTGGGGGCCCTGAGGAACGAAGGATGACACCCTCCTGGATCAACAGCCCTGAGCAGGCCccaagggaggggaggcagaggaggcaaAAGAAGACAAAGGAGCTCAACTTCACCATGCCTCACACCTGCAGCACTCCTACTGTGCACAGGGTGAGCCTGGCACCACCGAAAGGTCCCTGGCTACCCCCATTGTCCTCATTGCCTTCACCATCGGAGATGGCCTGGGGCCCCCCAACAGCTTTTGATCTGCTGAAAAGTATTTGGCTGGTAGCcacaccaccccctccccggccctGGGGGGTTGGCCCACCACAACTCCTGCCTCAGCCACCATCACCCTTGTTGCCCCGAACCTCTGCCCTGGACTGGAGCCCCAGcccccctgccccactgcccagCCTCTCCTGGGTGGTGGCCCAGAGCAGCCCGGAGGCCTGGTCCTTTCCACCCATGAGACTGTACTGA
- the PAFAH1B3 gene encoding platelet-activating factor acetylhydrolase IB subunit alpha1 isoform X2, translating into MSREENPASKPTPVQDVQGDGRWMSLHHRFVADSKDKEPEVVFIGDSLVQLMHQCEIWRELFSPLHALNFGIGGDNTQHVLWRLENGELEHIRPKIVVVWVGTNNHGHTAEQVTGGIKAIVQLVNERQPQARVVVLGLLPRGQHPNPLREKNRRVNELVRAALAGNPRAHFLDADPGFVHSDGTISHHDMYDYLHLSRLGYTPVCRALHSLLQRLLAQDQGQGGVPLPEPTP; encoded by the exons ATGAGCAGAGAAGAGAACCCAGCCAGCAAACCCACGCCGGTGCAGGACGTTCAGGGAGACGGGCGCTGGATGTCCCTG CACCATCGGTTCGTAGCCGACAGCAAAGATAAGGAACCCGAAGTCGTCTTCATCGGGGACTCCTTGGTCCAGCTAATGCACCAGTGCGAG ATCTGGCGGGAGCTCTTTTCGCCTCTGCACGCACTTAACTTTGGCATTGGCGGTGACAACACGCAGCACGTGCTGTGGCGTCTGGAGAATGGGGAGCTGGAACACATCCGTCCCAAG ATTGTGGTGGTCTGGGTGGGTACCAACAACCACGGGCACACTGCAGAGCAGGTGACTGGAGGCATCAAGGCCATTGTGCAACTGGTGAACGAGCGGCAGCCCCAGGCCCGGGTCGTCGTGCTG GGCCTGCTTCCTCGGGGCCAGCACCCCAACCCACTTCGTGAGAAAAACCGACGGGTGAATGAGCTGGTACGGGCAGCATTGGCTGGCAACCCACGGGCCCACTTCCTGGATGCAGACCCTGGCTTTGTGCACTCAGATGGCACCATAAGCCACCATGACATGTATGATTACCTGCATCTGAGCCGCCTGGGCTACACACCTGTTTGCCGGGCCCTGCACTCCCTGCTTCAGCGTCTGCTGGCCCAAGACCAGGGCCAGGGCGGTGTCCCCTTGCCAGAGCCCACACCCTAA
- the PAFAH1B3 gene encoding platelet-activating factor acetylhydrolase IB subunit alpha1 isoform X3, with amino-acid sequence MHQCEIWRELFSPLHALNFGIGGDNTQHVLWRLENGELEHIRPKIVVVWVGTNNHGHTAEQVTGGIKAIVQLVNERQPQARVVVLGLLPRGQHPNPLREKNRRVNELVRAALAGNPRAHFLDADPGFVHSDGTISHHDMYDYLHLSRLGYTPVCRALHSLLQRLLAQDQGQGGVPLPEPTP; translated from the exons ATGCACCAGTGCGAG ATCTGGCGGGAGCTCTTTTCGCCTCTGCACGCACTTAACTTTGGCATTGGCGGTGACAACACGCAGCACGTGCTGTGGCGTCTGGAGAATGGGGAGCTGGAACACATCCGTCCCAAG ATTGTGGTGGTCTGGGTGGGTACCAACAACCACGGGCACACTGCAGAGCAGGTGACTGGAGGCATCAAGGCCATTGTGCAACTGGTGAACGAGCGGCAGCCCCAGGCCCGGGTCGTCGTGCTG GGCCTGCTTCCTCGGGGCCAGCACCCCAACCCACTTCGTGAGAAAAACCGACGGGTGAATGAGCTGGTACGGGCAGCATTGGCTGGCAACCCACGGGCCCACTTCCTGGATGCAGACCCTGGCTTTGTGCACTCAGATGGCACCATAAGCCACCATGACATGTATGATTACCTGCATCTGAGCCGCCTGGGCTACACACCTGTTTGCCGGGCCCTGCACTCCCTGCTTCAGCGTCTGCTGGCCCAAGACCAGGGCCAGGGCGGTGTCCCCTTGCCAGAGCCCACACCCTAA
- the TMEM145 gene encoding transmembrane protein 145 isoform X1: protein MEPPRAPALRRLLPPLLLLLLPLPPRARAKYVRGNLSSKEDWVFLTRFCFLSDYGRLDFRFRYPEAKCCQNILLYFDDPSQWPAVYKAGDKDCLAKESVIRPENNQVINLTTQYAWSGCQVVSEEGTHYLSCSSGRSFRSVRERWWYIALSKCGGDGLQLEYEMILTNGKSFWTRHFSADEFGILETDVTFFLIFILIFFLSCYFGYLLKGRQLLHTTYKMFMAAAGVEVLSLLFFCIYWGQYATDGIGNESLKILAKLLFSSSFLIFLLMLILLGKGFTVTRGRISHSGSVKLSVYMTLYTLTHVVLLIYEAEFFDPGQVLYTYESPAGYGLIGLQVAAYVWFSYAVLVSLRHFPEKQPFYVPFFAAYTLWFFAVPVMALIANFGIPKWAREKIVNGIQLGIHLYAHGVFLIMTRPSAANKNFPYHVRTSQIASAGVPGPGGGQSSDKAFPQHVYGNVTFISDSVPNFTELFSIPPPASSAGKQVEETAVAAAVAPRGRVVTMAEPGAASPPPPSRFPKAADPSWDGPTPPYQPLVPQTAAAHTGFTEYFSMHTAGGTAPPV, encoded by the exons ATGGAGCCCCCGCGGGCACCCGCTTTGCGCCGCTTGCTGCCGCCGCTGCTActcctgctgctgccactgccccCCCGCGCCCGGGCCAAGTATGTGCGGGGCAACCTCAGCTCCAAGGAG GACTGGGTGTTCCTGACGAGATTTTGCTTCCTCTCTGATTACGGCCGACTGGACTTCCGATTCCGATACCCTGAG GCCAAGTGCTGTCAGAACATCCTCCTCTACTTTGACGACCCATCCCAGTGGCCAGCTGTGTACAAGGCTGGGGACAAG gaCTGCCTAGCCAAAGAGTCAGTGATCAGGCCGGAGAACAACCAGGTCATCAACCTCACCACCCAGTATGCCTGGTCAGGCTGTCAG GTGGTGTCAGAGGAGGGAACCCACTACCTGAGCTGCTCTAGTGGCCGCAGCTTCCGCTCAGTGCGTGAAAGGTGGTGGTACATCGCGCTCAGCAAGTGTGGG GGAGATGGGCTACAGCTGGAGTATGAGATGATCCTCACAAATGGCAAGTCCTTCTGGACACGGCATTTCTCTGCTGATGAGTTTG GGATCCTGGAGACAGATGTgactttcttcctcattttcatcctcatcttcttcctctcctgttACTTTGGAT ATTTGCTGAAAGGTCGTCAGCTGCTCCACACAACTTATAAAATGTTCATGGCTGCAGCAGGAGTGGAGG TCCTGAGCCTCCTGTTTTTCTGCATATACTGGGGCCAGTATGCCACTGATGGCATTGGCAACGAGAGTCTGAAGATCTTGG CCAAGCTGCTCTTCTCCTccagcttcctcatcttcctGCTGATGCTCATCCTTCTGGGAAAGGGATTCACGGTGACACG GGGCCGCATCAGCCACTCAGGCTCAGTGAAGTTGTCTGTCTACATGACCCTGTACACCCTTACCCATGTGGTGCTGCTAATCTACGAGGCTGAG TTTTTTGACCCGGGTCAGGTACTGTACACGTATGAATCACCAGCGGGCTACGGGCTCATCGGGCTGCAGGTGGCGGCCTACGTGTGGTTCAGCTACGCCGTACTTGTCTCCTTGCGCCACTTCCCGGAGAAGCAGCCCTTTTACGTGCCTTTCTTTGCTGCCTACACCCTCTG GTTCTTTGCAGTTCCGGTCATGGCCCTGATCGCCAACTTCGGGATCCCCAAGTGGGCCCGGGAGAAGATTGTCAATGGCATCCAGCTGGGGATCCATTTGTATGCCCATGGAGTGTTCCTG ATCATGACACGCCCTTCAGCGGCCAACAAGAACTTCCCGTACCATGTGCGCACGTCTCAGATCGCTTCTGCCGGAGTCCCTGGCCCGGGAGGGGGCCAATCCTCAGACAAGGCCTTCCCGCAGCACGTCTATGGGAACGTGACGTTCATCAGCGACTCGGTGCCCAACTTCACGGAGCTCTTCTCCATCCCCCCGCCCGCCTCCTCC GCCGGGAAGCAGGTGGAGGAGAcagcggtggcggcggcggtggcCCCGAGGGGCCGCGTGGTGACCATGGCCGAGCCGGGCgcggcctccccgccccctccctctcgGTTCCCCAAGGCGGCCGACCCGAGCTGGGATGGCCCGACGCCGCCCTACCAGCCGCTCGTGCCCCAGACAGCGGCGGCGCACACCGGCTTCACCGAATACTTCAGCATGCACACGGCCGGGGGCACCGCACCCCCGGTCTGA